In Dasypus novemcinctus isolate mDasNov1 chromosome 10, mDasNov1.1.hap2, whole genome shotgun sequence, one DNA window encodes the following:
- the LOC101412824 gene encoding olfactory receptor 8H1-like translates to MAIRNKTNVPDFILLGFTESEEILWGLFMLFLLIYLLTMLGNAGMILIIRLDLQLHIPMYFFLSHLSFLDLSYSSVITPKTLENLMTSNKCISFIGCFTQMYFFVFLCGTEFFLLSSMAYDRYVAICNPLHYQVVMSNKRCHLLITGSYMIGFTESLINVLFMNSLHFCNSNIIYHFFCDLTPILALSCTATHDIEIMIIIFSSFNAIVSLITISVSYVSILSKILKINSASGKRKAFSTCASHLLGVTIYFSTTIFTYLKPKKSYSFGRDQVASVFYTMVIPMLNPLIYSLRNKEVKTALIRVIQKRQGSTQLK, encoded by the coding sequence ATGGCAATTAGGAATAAAACAAATGTGCCTGACTTCATCCTTCTTGGGTTCACAGAATCTGAGGAGATCCTGTGGGGCCTCTTCATGCTATTTCTCCTGATATACCTGCTGACCATGCTGGGAAATGCAGGGATGATACTGATAATTCGCCTGGATCTCCAGCTTCACattcccatgtatttttttcttagtcaCCTGTCATTCCTTGACCTCAGTTACTCATCAGTCATCACACCTAAAACCTTAGAGAACTTGATGACTTCCAACAAGTGCATTTCATTCATTGGCTGTTTCACCCAGATGtacttttttgtcttcttgtgtggcactgaatttttccttctctcttcaatggcctatgaccgctatgtagcTATCTGCAATCCTCTTCACTACCAAGTAGTCATGTCCAACAAACGCTGCCACCTCCTCATCACTGGGTCCTACATGATTGGTTTTACTGAATCATTAATCAATGTTCTTTTCATGAACAGTTTACATTTCTGCAATTCCAATATAATCTAccactttttctgtgacttaACCCCAATTTTAGCCCTCTCCTGCACTGCCACTCATGACATTGAAATCATGATAATCATTTTCTCTAGTTTTAATGCAATTGTGTCTCTTATCACAATATCTGTATCCTATGTGTCTATTCTGTCTAAAATCCTGAAAATTAATTCCGCTTCAGGAAAGCGCAAAGCTTTCTCTACTTGTGCCTCCCACCTCTTGGGAGTCACCATCTATTTCAGCACtacaatttttacttatttaaaaccaaagaagTCCTACTCTTTTGGAAGAGATCAAGTGGCATCTGTGTTTTATACTATGGTTATTCCCATGCTGAATCCACTCATCTATAGTCTTAGGAACAAAGAAGTGAAAACTGCTCTCATTAGAGTCATACAGAAGAGACAGGGTTCCACTCAACTGAAATAA